The proteins below come from a single Deltaproteobacteria bacterium genomic window:
- a CDS encoding tripartite tricarboxylate transporter TctB family protein, with translation MVILKNKQDFLAGLIFVIIGVLGILLGWTLTVGTITRMGPGFLPRLLSYSMVFIGLIISLKSIRFGESTLERWKWRPMASIFGGILAFAFLISRGGLVLSIILVTILSSFGTHEIRWHQTLFLSTFMAGLSVLLFIYLLGLPLQVWPS, from the coding sequence ATGGTTATCCTTAAAAACAAGCAGGATTTTCTGGCCGGTTTGATTTTCGTTATTATTGGTGTCCTTGGGATTTTGTTGGGATGGACATTAACTGTCGGCACCATCACGCGCATGGGGCCGGGTTTTTTACCCAGACTCCTGTCCTATTCCATGGTTTTTATCGGACTGATAATCAGTCTCAAATCCATCCGGTTCGGCGAGAGTACCCTTGAGCGGTGGAAATGGAGGCCCATGGCCTCCATTTTCGGTGGCATTCTGGCCTTTGCTTTTTTGATTTCCCGGGGAGGTCTGGTTCTGTCGATTATATTGGTGACTATCCTTTCCTCTTTTGGCACCCACGAAATCCGCTGGCATCAAACCCTGTTTTTGAGCACCTTTATGGCCGGACTGTCTGTTTTGTTGTTTATCTATCTGCTTGGTTTACCCTTGCAGGTGTGGCCGTCATGA
- a CDS encoding tripartite tricarboxylate transporter substrate binding protein — protein MKRTFRMIIAGVIALFSLSGLLYGESPKFPAKPITIIVPAPPGGTADISMRIIAHKLNENLGQQIIIDNRPGAGGMIASQLVAKAGPDGYTVLMNYTSHAINPYLYKKLTYDSLKDFAPVTLLGLTPLVLVVHPSVPVKTIPEFLAYAKAHPGKLNYGSAAIGGASHLGGELLKMKAGIDIVHIPYKGGAAAAADLITGQIQMLFDSLLPLQPHIKAGKVRALGVTSAKRMEIAPDLPALAETVPGFESSAWFGILAPASTPRELVARLNAEFLKVLRTPEIKQKLTKQGFVVVGNAPEEYGAFLKSEMDKWSKVIQAAGIKAE, from the coding sequence ATGAAAAGAACATTCAGGATGATCATCGCCGGTGTTATTGCCCTCTTTTCCCTTTCGGGACTCCTTTATGGTGAATCTCCCAAATTCCCTGCCAAACCAATCACCATAATCGTTCCGGCGCCACCGGGGGGGACCGCAGATATTTCCATGCGAATTATTGCCCACAAATTGAATGAAAATCTTGGCCAACAGATCATCATCGACAACCGACCCGGTGCCGGAGGGATGATTGCCTCCCAATTAGTGGCCAAGGCTGGGCCCGATGGCTATACGGTTCTGATGAATTACACCAGTCACGCCATCAACCCCTACCTGTATAAAAAATTAACCTATGACAGCCTTAAGGACTTTGCCCCGGTTACCTTGCTGGGCCTCACCCCATTGGTCCTGGTGGTCCATCCGAGTGTTCCGGTGAAAACCATTCCGGAATTTCTGGCCTATGCCAAGGCCCACCCGGGTAAACTGAACTACGGCTCAGCGGCCATCGGAGGTGCATCGCATCTGGGTGGGGAATTACTTAAGATGAAAGCGGGAATCGACATCGTTCATATCCCTTACAAAGGTGGAGCGGCTGCGGCCGCTGATCTGATCACCGGACAGATCCAGATGCTGTTCGACAGCCTGCTGCCGCTTCAGCCGCACATCAAGGCGGGGAAAGTTCGTGCCCTGGGGGTTACCAGTGCCAAACGGATGGAGATTGCGCCGGATTTGCCGGCCCTGGCCGAAACCGTTCCCGGTTTTGAATCATCGGCCTGGTTCGGGATCCTGGCGCCGGCCTCTACTCCGCGGGAACTGGTGGCCAGATTGAACGCCGAATTTCTTAAGGTCTTACGGACACCGGAAATCAAGCAAAAACTCACTAAACAGGGATTTGTAGTAGTCGGAAACGCACCGGAGGAATACGGCGCCTTTTTGAAATCCGAAATGGATAAATGGTCCAAGGTGATCCAGGCCGCCGGGATCAAAGCGGAATAA
- a CDS encoding MaoC family dehydratase N-terminal domain-containing protein: MTDLKEIIDKGIEKYNRDKVGKIIRPPQGNEWATRDAIRHFANGLGDPNPLWRDEDYAQKSPYGGIIAPPFFLNAVSEGQAIIGLPGLISTFVGSEWEWFKPIRINDRFSVTNRLLELKELPDNNGRRRLLQSGILRYSDQRGEAVGQCQWNMMRTEIKPGQSKRNETSNEPAQKGSQPYSEDALKKIYAAVEAEEIRGNIPRFFEEVKLGETLKPVVKGPLSISDMVAWAIGTGWHRIELAHGPKLLHLRANPGLSYIDPDSGSPEPIANSHFWPSAARILMGSSLPLDLGFQRVSWLGHLITNWMSDFGFLKKLAARLKGLVRFGDTTWCHGKVIGKRQEAEGCLVDLDLFCKNQHGEITTTGQAVVQLPSKHSCPRGRHEA, translated from the coding sequence ATGACGGATCTGAAAGAGATTATCGACAAGGGGATTGAAAAATATAACCGGGACAAGGTGGGGAAGATCATCCGCCCCCCACAGGGGAACGAATGGGCCACCAGGGATGCCATCAGACACTTCGCCAACGGGCTGGGTGACCCCAATCCCCTCTGGCGGGATGAAGACTATGCCCAAAAGAGCCCTTATGGCGGCATCATTGCCCCGCCGTTCTTTTTGAACGCCGTATCTGAAGGTCAGGCCATTATCGGACTTCCTGGTTTGATTTCAACCTTTGTGGGTTCTGAATGGGAATGGTTTAAACCGATCCGGATCAATGATCGATTTTCCGTGACCAATAGGCTCCTGGAGCTTAAAGAGTTGCCGGATAATAACGGCCGGCGCCGTTTATTACAATCCGGCATTCTGCGTTATTCCGATCAAAGGGGGGAAGCCGTCGGACAATGCCAATGGAATATGATGCGTACGGAAATAAAGCCGGGTCAAAGCAAACGCAATGAGACGTCTAACGAGCCGGCCCAAAAAGGATCTCAGCCCTACAGTGAAGATGCGTTAAAGAAAATCTATGCGGCTGTTGAAGCTGAAGAGATCAGAGGGAACATTCCCAGATTTTTCGAAGAAGTAAAATTGGGTGAGACGTTGAAACCGGTGGTCAAAGGACCGTTGTCTATTTCCGATATGGTGGCCTGGGCCATAGGGACCGGCTGGCACCGCATCGAATTGGCCCATGGTCCGAAATTGCTGCACTTGCGGGCCAACCCCGGTCTTTCCTATATTGATCCGGATTCGGGGAGTCCTGAGCCGATTGCCAATTCTCATTTTTGGCCTTCGGCGGCCAGGATTCTGATGGGCTCCTCCCTTCCCCTGGATTTGGGTTTTCAACGGGTCAGTTGGCTGGGCCATCTGATTACCAACTGGATGAGTGATTTCGGTTTTCTGAAAAAACTGGCGGCCCGTCTCAAGGGCCTGGTACGATTTGGGGATACGACCTGGTGTCATGGAAAGGTTATTGGGAAAAGGCAAGAGGCAGAAGGCTGTCTGGTGGATTTGGATCTTTTTTGCAAAAACCAGCACGGGGAGATCACCACTACAGGCCAGGCCGTGGTGCAGCTCCCCTCTAAGCATTCATGCCCCAGGGGACGCCACGAAGCATGA
- a CDS encoding CoA transferase, whose product MNNKILEGIRIIEFGWAVVGPLTTSWAGGYGAEVIKIETKTRPDIIRTMTPYKDDRVDLDNSLFFGRENANKYSLALNLKHPEGVNIAKKLVAESDCVLDSYTAGVMDRYGLGYEDLKQVKPDIIMLSSCMYGQTGPLRSMPGYGVPLTAISGLTYLCGWPDRPPTGPYGSYTDYLVPRLNLLALVSALEYRRRTGKGTFIDAAQLEASVQFVSPALLEYGANQRTAIRSGNTSNRAAPHGVFPCKGNDRWCALSVFNEEEWQGFCEALDHLPWTKRPEFASLSERKQNEGELNRLIEEWTRQREAEWVMVQMQSHGVPAGVANNGQDLGHDPQLTYTHYYRRLEHPEMGAVDYAPHSIEFSNAPQEIFRSPCLGEHTEYICKNILGLSDQEFKKYSAEGVFE is encoded by the coding sequence ATGAATAATAAAATTCTGGAAGGCATTCGTATCATCGAATTCGGTTGGGCCGTGGTGGGTCCCTTGACCACCAGTTGGGCCGGGGGTTACGGGGCCGAGGTCATTAAGATAGAGACCAAAACCCGGCCGGATATCATCCGGACCATGACCCCTTATAAAGATGACCGGGTGGACCTGGACAATTCACTCTTTTTCGGCCGGGAAAATGCCAACAAGTACAGCCTGGCCTTGAACCTGAAACATCCCGAGGGGGTGAATATTGCCAAAAAACTGGTGGCCGAAAGTGATTGCGTGCTGGATAGCTATACCGCCGGGGTCATGGATCGCTATGGATTAGGCTATGAGGATTTAAAACAGGTCAAGCCGGATATTATCATGTTGAGTTCCTGTATGTACGGGCAGACCGGTCCCTTGAGGTCCATGCCCGGCTATGGTGTCCCCCTGACGGCCATAAGCGGTCTGACCTACCTGTGTGGCTGGCCGGATCGGCCCCCTACCGGCCCCTATGGCTCCTACACCGATTATCTGGTCCCCCGGTTGAACCTCCTGGCCCTGGTAAGCGCCCTGGAGTACCGGAGGCGGACCGGTAAAGGGACCTTCATTGATGCGGCCCAGCTTGAGGCCAGTGTGCAGTTCGTCTCCCCAGCCCTTCTGGAGTATGGAGCCAATCAACGAACCGCCATCCGTTCCGGCAACACATCAAATCGTGCAGCGCCACACGGCGTTTTTCCCTGCAAAGGGAACGACCGGTGGTGTGCTCTCAGCGTTTTTAACGAAGAAGAGTGGCAGGGGTTCTGTGAGGCCCTGGACCATCTGCCCTGGACGAAAAGACCTGAATTTGCCTCCCTGTCGGAACGGAAGCAAAACGAAGGGGAATTAAACCGGTTAATTGAAGAATGGACCCGGCAGCGGGAAGCGGAATGGGTCATGGTTCAAATGCAAAGCCATGGCGTTCCGGCCGGGGTGGCTAATAACGGCCAGGACCTGGGGCATGATCCCCAGTTAACATACACCCATTATTACCGAAGGCTGGAGCATCCGGAAATGGGGGCCGTTGATTATGCCCCCCATTCCATTGAATTCTCCAATGCCCCCCAGGAAATTTTTCGTTCTCCCTGTCTGGGAGAACATACCGAATATATTTGTAAAAATATCCTTGGACTTTCCGACCAGGAATTCAAGAAGTATTCGGCTGAAGGGGTCTTCGAGTAA
- a CDS encoding AMP-binding protein: MESRDLKQELDLMGLLVRKFEEWAEVIPDKTFFYYGEEDRRFTYQEFNQLANNLAFHLRAMGVQKGDRVSLFLLNPTVIIIAMFALWKIGAVFCPINFLYKRRLLSYQLNDTKPRLLITEKGREPLLNQIKAEIGDFPIVLYHPQKGDHDFKEDDPALVLDQKFHWTPWADLLSGDHPNPNILLNYWDTANIIYTSGTTGPPKGVVQPCRWLQNYCYYGVKLLHPDDVVYCDLPLYHVGGAFSLVGRAAWQGCTVAVWDRFSASEFWNRIRVSGASYCLLLDVMMPWLLQPPEKPEDRHNTLRRVHMQPLPEYHHLFARRFGIDFVNVGYGATEIGYACAAMIDESLDGHGTPAEFQKGFSRDEIVAIAGRLGLPVLPGTVPVKKGFMGKACMFHEVSIVNEHDEELAAGEYGQIVLRSRLPYVLLDEYLNRPEATKEVFRNLWFHTGDGAYKNEEGIFYFVDRMGGFIRVRGENISSFQIEDMINAHSKIAVSAAFPVPAEKGLEDDIVVYIVPAPGENLSESELRPWIEAEMPKYMWPKHIRFIETLPQTPTHKVEKYKLKEIFLNERK, encoded by the coding sequence ATGGAATCAAGAGATCTTAAACAGGAACTGGACCTGATGGGACTTCTGGTCAGAAAGTTTGAGGAGTGGGCCGAGGTTATCCCGGATAAAACATTTTTCTATTACGGCGAGGAGGACCGTCGCTTTACTTATCAGGAATTTAACCAGTTAGCCAATAACCTGGCCTTCCATCTGCGGGCCATGGGAGTGCAAAAAGGGGACCGGGTCTCCCTCTTTCTGCTCAACCCCACCGTCATCATTATTGCCATGTTCGCCTTGTGGAAAATCGGAGCTGTATTCTGTCCCATCAATTTTCTTTATAAAAGACGTCTTCTATCGTATCAGCTCAACGATACCAAACCCAGGCTTCTGATTACCGAAAAAGGGCGGGAACCCCTATTAAACCAGATAAAAGCGGAAATCGGTGATTTCCCCATTGTGCTTTATCACCCCCAAAAAGGCGACCATGATTTCAAGGAGGATGATCCCGCTCTGGTTTTGGATCAGAAGTTCCATTGGACCCCCTGGGCTGACCTGTTAAGCGGAGACCATCCAAACCCCAATATCCTCCTTAACTATTGGGATACGGCCAATATTATCTATACCTCGGGCACTACCGGCCCGCCCAAAGGGGTGGTCCAGCCTTGTCGTTGGCTGCAGAATTACTGTTATTACGGGGTAAAGCTCCTCCATCCCGATGATGTGGTTTATTGTGACCTGCCCCTTTACCACGTGGGTGGGGCCTTTTCCCTGGTCGGACGTGCAGCCTGGCAGGGGTGTACGGTGGCGGTCTGGGACCGCTTCAGCGCTTCGGAATTCTGGAACCGGATCCGAGTCAGTGGGGCCAGTTATTGCCTTTTGCTGGATGTGATGATGCCCTGGCTGCTTCAGCCTCCGGAAAAACCGGAAGATCGGCATAATACCCTTCGAAGGGTCCATATGCAGCCCCTGCCTGAATACCATCACCTTTTTGCCAGGAGGTTCGGTATTGATTTTGTAAATGTCGGCTATGGGGCCACGGAAATCGGTTATGCCTGTGCCGCCATGATCGATGAATCCCTTGACGGCCACGGGACCCCTGCAGAATTCCAGAAAGGTTTTTCAAGGGATGAAATCGTCGCCATTGCCGGCCGGTTGGGTCTGCCGGTGCTTCCCGGAACCGTTCCGGTCAAAAAAGGATTCATGGGTAAGGCCTGCATGTTTCATGAGGTTTCTATTGTCAATGAACATGATGAAGAACTGGCAGCCGGAGAATACGGGCAGATTGTCTTACGGAGCCGATTGCCTTATGTTTTACTGGATGAATATCTGAACCGGCCGGAGGCCACGAAAGAAGTATTCCGGAATCTCTGGTTTCACACCGGAGACGGCGCTTACAAAAATGAAGAGGGAATTTTTTATTTTGTGGACCGCATGGGGGGATTCATCCGGGTCCGGGGGGAAAATATTTCATCCTTTCAGATTGAGGATATGATCAATGCCCATTCCAAGATTGCCGTTTCGGCCGCCTTTCCGGTTCCGGCCGAAAAGGGATTGGAAGATGATATCGTTGTTTATATCGTCCCCGCACCGGGAGAAAATCTATCAGAAAGCGAACTCAGGCCCTGGATCGAGGCCGAAATGCCTAAATACATGTGGCCCAAACATATCCGGTTTATTGAGACCCTGCCCCAAACCCCGACTCACAAGGTGGAAAAGTACAAACTGAAAGAGATCTTCTTGAATGAGAGAAAATAG
- a CDS encoding type II toxin-antitoxin system Phd/YefM family antitoxin, producing MKQYNIAEAKSHFSELVKLALLGEEIVIARDNKPIIRLSPVTGVKKARKPGSAKGQILSISPDFDDVPADFKEYI from the coding sequence ATGAAACAGTATAATATTGCAGAAGCAAAATCCCATTTTTCCGAACTCGTAAAGCTGGCCTTGCTGGGGGAAGAGATTGTAATCGCACGGGACAACAAACCGATCATAAGGCTTTCACCGGTAACGGGGGTAAAAAAGGCGCGAAAGCCCGGTTCAGCCAAAGGGCAGATCCTGTCTATCTCCCCGGACTTTGATGACGTGCCTGCGGATTTCAAGGAATATATCTGA
- a CDS encoding tripartite tricarboxylate transporter permease: MTQIFDSLLLGFSAVLVPANLLFCLVGALIGTLIGVLPGLGPVATIAMLLPITFGLTPLSALIMLAGIYYGAQYGGSTTSILVNLPGEASSVVTCIDGHRMAQQGRAGAALAIAALGSFFAGSVATLLIALFGPALASFSQKFSSPEYFSLMVLGLISAIVLAHGSVIKAVAMILFGLFLGLIGMDLNSGVSRYTFGIPELTDGLGFVPIAMGVFGLAEIILNLEKGQDRRVVSSKIRGLWPSRKDFKESWAPVVRGTFLGSILGVLPGGGAVLSSFASYTLEKRLSKKPFRFGQGAIEGVAGPESANNAASQTSFIPLLTLGLPSNAVMALMMGAMIIQGIAPGPGVMQERPELFWGMVASMWIGNLMLVVINLPLIGLWVSLLKVPYRYLFPAILVFCCIGVYTLNNSTAEVVIMVIFGFLGYVFAKTGCEGAPFLLGFILGPLMEENLRRAMLISRGDPMVFLTRPISAVLLTLSALLLFLVIFPAIRKKREEAFQE; the protein is encoded by the coding sequence ATGACACAAATCTTTGACTCCCTTCTCCTTGGATTCTCTGCGGTACTGGTCCCGGCCAATCTGCTGTTCTGTCTGGTTGGTGCCCTGATCGGCACCTTAATCGGCGTGCTCCCCGGTCTCGGGCCGGTGGCTACCATTGCCATGTTGCTGCCCATCACCTTCGGTTTGACCCCCCTTTCGGCCCTGATCATGCTGGCCGGCATCTACTATGGTGCCCAGTACGGAGGCTCCACCACCTCCATTCTCGTCAACCTGCCCGGAGAGGCCTCTTCCGTGGTGACCTGCATCGACGGCCATCGAATGGCCCAACAGGGGCGGGCCGGTGCGGCCCTGGCCATTGCCGCTTTGGGGTCGTTTTTTGCCGGGTCGGTGGCGACCCTATTGATCGCCCTCTTCGGCCCGGCCCTGGCCAGCTTTTCCCAGAAATTTTCCTCCCCAGAATATTTTTCTCTCATGGTGTTGGGACTCATATCGGCCATTGTGTTGGCCCATGGGTCGGTCATCAAGGCCGTGGCCATGATTCTTTTCGGTTTGTTTCTGGGTTTGATCGGCATGGATCTGAATAGCGGCGTATCCCGTTATACCTTCGGCATTCCTGAATTGACCGACGGTCTCGGCTTTGTACCTATTGCCATGGGGGTCTTCGGCCTGGCTGAAATCATTTTGAACCTGGAAAAAGGACAGGACCGCAGGGTTGTATCATCCAAGATTCGTGGCCTCTGGCCGTCCAGGAAGGACTTTAAGGAATCCTGGGCGCCGGTGGTTCGAGGGACCTTTCTGGGTTCCATCCTCGGGGTCTTGCCGGGGGGAGGGGCCGTGCTCAGTTCCTTCGCCTCTTATACCCTGGAGAAACGTTTATCCAAAAAGCCCTTCCGGTTCGGTCAGGGCGCCATCGAAGGGGTGGCCGGGCCGGAATCAGCCAACAATGCGGCCTCCCAGACCTCCTTTATCCCCCTGCTGACCCTCGGCCTGCCCTCCAATGCGGTCATGGCCTTGATGATGGGGGCCATGATCATCCAGGGCATAGCCCCCGGCCCCGGTGTTATGCAGGAACGGCCGGAGTTGTTTTGGGGGATGGTGGCCAGCATGTGGATCGGAAATCTGATGCTGGTCGTCATTAATCTCCCCTTGATCGGGCTTTGGGTAAGCCTGCTCAAGGTGCCTTACCGCTATCTTTTCCCGGCCATCCTGGTTTTTTGCTGCATCGGGGTCTACACCCTCAACAACAGCACCGCTGAAGTGGTGATCATGGTCATTTTCGGGTTTCTCGGATATGTCTTTGCCAAGACCGGCTGCGAGGGGGCGCCCTTTTTACTCGGCTTTATTTTGGGTCCGCTTATGGAGGAAAATTTGCGGCGGGCCATGCTGATCTCGCGAGGCGATCCGATGGTTTTCCTGACCCGGCCCATAAGCGCCGTTTTACTTACCCTTTCGGCCCTGCTGCTTTTCCTGGTGATCTTTCCGGCTATACGGAAAAAAAGGGAGGAGGCTTTTCAGGAATAA
- a CDS encoding DUF169 domain-containing protein codes for MNFIEMDNKLNRYLRLSTFPVAVRMLESEQELTGDGGLKKSSGMPMPVCQGISLSRRYGWRVVQGREDMSCPLGAVALGFVPPKPKFLDGTIEVPYWVRTREARAKIARNLPKLEWGKYKFLISAPLNTADFEPHLVIVYGNPAQAMRLVQSCIYLTGDPVVSSSYGAAGCGTYISKTLLTDECQFVLSGAGDRIFAATQDHEVCFSIPMGRMEAILRGLEETYRAGMRYPTPSYLKSQIELPDTYKDLLGYLQVEQIPQNSGELAALPPSG; via the coding sequence ATGAACTTTATTGAGATGGATAACAAACTCAATCGCTATTTACGGTTGTCGACCTTCCCGGTGGCGGTCAGGATGTTGGAATCCGAGCAGGAACTCACCGGGGATGGAGGGTTAAAAAAATCCAGTGGAATGCCCATGCCGGTATGCCAGGGCATTTCCCTTTCCCGGCGCTACGGATGGAGGGTTGTCCAGGGGAGGGAGGACATGAGCTGCCCCCTTGGGGCCGTGGCCCTGGGGTTCGTCCCTCCGAAACCAAAATTTTTAGACGGCACTATCGAGGTCCCCTATTGGGTGAGAACCAGGGAGGCCCGGGCCAAAATCGCCCGGAATCTTCCCAAATTGGAATGGGGGAAATATAAATTTCTGATCTCGGCCCCCCTGAATACCGCCGACTTTGAACCCCACTTGGTTATAGTCTATGGCAATCCGGCACAGGCGATGCGGCTGGTCCAAAGTTGTATTTATTTGACCGGGGACCCGGTTGTTTCTTCCAGCTACGGGGCAGCCGGTTGCGGAACCTATATATCGAAAACCCTCCTGACCGATGAATGTCAATTTGTCCTTTCCGGAGCCGGGGACAGGATATTCGCAGCCACCCAGGACCATGAGGTCTGTTTCTCCATTCCCATGGGCCGGATGGAGGCGATTTTAAGGGGACTGGAAGAAACCTATCGGGCCGGCATGAGATACCCGACCCCCAGCTATCTTAAATCCCAGATAGAATTGCCCGACACCTATAAAGATCTCCTGGGATATTTACAGGTCGAGCAGATTCCTCAGAACTCCGGAGAATTGGCCGCCTTGCCCCCTTCCGGATAG
- a CDS encoding CoA transferase, translating into MKEQSFLSPYRILDLTDEKGLICGKFLRDLGAKVIKIEKPGGDPARNIGPFYHDIQDPEKSLFWFSLNTGKKGITLDITRPKGKEIFRELVKGADCVLESFPPGTLDGLELGYKALCLIKSDLIMTSITPFGDKGPYRDYKGSDLILWALSGLLFICGDPDRPPVRISLEQSYLHAGADGAAGTVMALFHRGRSGKGQQVQVSILKAMERVAYTAHILWDARGKILRRPGSALRIPPLGTKTPLIWSCKDGYVAFYLFGGAMGAVSNPALTQWLDEEGLASEVMKAMDWPKFDIGTTLQEDIDRHIVGPIAEFFKGRTKKELWEGGIKRRVMVYPVNDAHGVLNDQQLKERNFWARVAHTHLEDTLDYPGPFIKVEGELCQVRGRAPLIGEHNEEIYVNELGLSGEDLVRLKAEGVI; encoded by the coding sequence ATGAAAGAGCAAAGTTTTCTCAGCCCCTATCGCATCCTGGATTTGACCGATGAAAAGGGACTGATCTGCGGTAAGTTCCTCAGGGATCTCGGGGCCAAGGTGATCAAGATCGAAAAACCCGGTGGGGATCCGGCCCGGAATATCGGTCCCTTCTATCATGATATCCAGGATCCCGAAAAAAGTCTTTTCTGGTTTTCCTTGAACACCGGCAAGAAGGGGATCACCCTGGATATCACTCGACCCAAAGGAAAAGAAATTTTCCGGGAATTGGTCAAAGGTGCGGACTGTGTTCTGGAATCCTTTCCACCCGGCACACTGGATGGCCTGGAACTCGGCTACAAAGCGTTATGCCTGATAAAATCCGACCTGATCATGACTTCCATCACCCCTTTCGGAGATAAGGGACCTTACCGGGATTATAAAGGATCGGATCTTATCCTCTGGGCCTTATCGGGCCTGCTCTTTATCTGCGGGGATCCGGACCGGCCTCCGGTCAGGATAAGCCTGGAACAATCATACCTGCACGCCGGTGCCGACGGGGCCGCCGGCACGGTCATGGCCCTCTTCCATCGGGGTCGATCGGGGAAAGGGCAGCAGGTTCAGGTATCGATTCTCAAGGCCATGGAACGTGTGGCCTATACGGCCCACATCCTCTGGGACGCCCGGGGCAAAATCCTGAGAAGGCCCGGAAGCGCCTTGAGAATTCCCCCTCTTGGTACGAAGACCCCTCTCATCTGGTCCTGTAAGGACGGCTATGTGGCCTTCTATTTATTCGGAGGCGCCATGGGTGCCGTGAGTAATCCGGCCCTCACTCAATGGTTGGATGAAGAAGGTCTGGCCAGTGAAGTCATGAAGGCCATGGATTGGCCTAAATTTGATATTGGAACAACCCTTCAAGAAGACATTGACCGTCACATTGTCGGACCGATCGCCGAATTTTTCAAAGGCCGCACCAAGAAAGAACTTTGGGAAGGCGGCATAAAAAGACGGGTCATGGTCTATCCGGTTAATGATGCCCATGGGGTGCTGAACGACCAGCAGCTCAAGGAAAGAAATTTTTGGGCCAGGGTCGCACATACCCATCTTGAGGATACCCTGGATTATCCCGGGCCTTTTATCAAAGTGGAAGGGGAACTTTGCCAGGTCAGGGGACGGGCCCCTTTGATCGGGGAACACAACGAGGAAATCTATGTAAATGAACTCGGGCTATCGGGAGAAGATCTGGTGCGGTTAAAGGCGGAGGGGGTTATTTAG
- a CDS encoding type II toxin-antitoxin system VapC family toxin, giving the protein MARLLLDTHVFLWWVNDSPELTSAARLAIADSDNACFLSLASCWEMAIKSSLGKLRLAKPVERFVTEQLAANGFRLLNIELRHAAKVEKLPFNHRDPFDRLLIAQAMTDKLTIVSADNVFADYTVKLLW; this is encoded by the coding sequence ATGGCTCGACTTCTCCTGGATACGCATGTATTCCTCTGGTGGGTTAACGACTCTCCCGAACTGACGTCGGCAGCCCGTCTGGCGATTGCCGATTCGGACAACGCCTGCTTTCTCAGCCTGGCCAGTTGCTGGGAGATGGCCATAAAATCGAGTCTCGGTAAGCTTCGCCTGGCAAAACCTGTTGAGAGATTTGTGACGGAACAACTGGCGGCAAACGGCTTTAGACTGTTGAACATCGAGCTGAGACATGCGGCAAAGGTGGAGAAGCTGCCCTTTAACCATCGCGATCCCTTTGATCGTCTGTTGATCGCACAAGCGATGACGGATAAGCTGACGATTGTATCGGCCGACAATGTCTTTGCCGACTACACGGTGAAGCTTCTCTGGTGA
- a CDS encoding alpha/beta hydrolase produces MAKARGDGLQIQTALWKGKGKTILCLHGLTANCRCWDHLASSLTPRHQIIAVDLRGRGLSDKPSTGYALNHHVADMVALLDDLRLECPVIAGHSLGAFIALALAAIYPQRVERLILLDGGGKLSEAQRAKVFNGIKPSLDRLGKVFPDWESYLSSLKQIPFFQPWNPDLNTYARYEVEEVAGGISPRIKGEHIMEELYNIRTIDPSQFYPKLSSPVLILRATQGMVTEDDLVLPDEILEPMVRTIPNVRCLDLAGTNHYSILFQPNPIRDRAILEFLES; encoded by the coding sequence ATGGCCAAGGCCAGGGGGGATGGCCTTCAGATCCAGACGGCCCTTTGGAAGGGGAAAGGGAAAACCATTCTATGCCTTCATGGTCTTACGGCCAATTGCCGTTGCTGGGACCATCTGGCCTCCAGTTTAACCCCCCGCCATCAGATCATCGCCGTGGATCTCCGGGGCCGGGGGCTTTCGGACAAACCTTCCACCGGATACGCTTTGAATCATCATGTTGCCGATATGGTGGCCTTGCTGGATGATTTAAGGCTGGAATGCCCGGTGATCGCAGGACACTCCCTGGGTGCCTTCATCGCCCTGGCCCTGGCCGCTATCTATCCCCAAAGGGTTGAACGGCTGATCCTACTGGACGGCGGCGGAAAACTCTCTGAAGCACAAAGGGCCAAGGTCTTTAATGGGATCAAGCCCTCCCTGGATCGTCTGGGAAAGGTTTTCCCCGATTGGGAATCCTACCTTTCTTCTTTAAAACAAATCCCCTTTTTTCAGCCCTGGAATCCTGATCTTAACACCTATGCCCGGTATGAAGTCGAGGAGGTGGCCGGAGGCATCAGTCCGCGGATCAAAGGGGAACACATCATGGAAGAACTGTACAACATAAGAACCATCGACCCTTCTCAATTTTATCCCAAGCTGTCATCGCCGGTTCTGATTTTGCGGGCCACCCAGGGGATGGTGACAGAAGACGACCTGGTGCTGCCTGATGAAATATTAGAACCCATGGTCCGGACCATACCAAACGTTCGCTGTCTGGATCTGGCAGGGACCAACCACTATTCCATCCTGTTTCAACCCAACCCGATACGGGACCGGGCCATTCTGGAATTTCTGGAGTCCTGA